In a single window of the Balneolaceae bacterium genome:
- a CDS encoding YceI family protein, with the protein MSNISAILTRGAAAGLLLTLICASTAGAQAFRTESGHVAFHSSVPLHAFTGTSETLNGRISLADSTVDFYVDLITLETGIAKRDKDMRQTLETEEHPFAEFYGKLTTPVNLQAEGAQQVSAEGTFTIHGISREITVEGTLNRTPEGLAVEASWTLNMTDYDIKPPGILFYRVSEEIEIELQATLQPENN; encoded by the coding sequence ATGTCAAATATCTCCGCTATCCTGACAAGGGGGGCCGCCGCCGGACTGCTCCTGACGCTGATATGCGCCTCGACGGCCGGCGCCCAGGCTTTCCGTACCGAATCGGGACACGTGGCTTTCCACTCCTCGGTGCCGCTGCACGCCTTTACAGGCACCTCCGAGACGTTGAACGGCCGCATCAGCCTGGCCGACTCCACGGTGGACTTCTACGTGGACCTGATTACCCTCGAAACGGGTATTGCCAAAAGGGACAAGGACATGCGCCAGACGCTTGAAACCGAGGAACATCCCTTTGCGGAGTTCTACGGCAAGCTCACTACCCCCGTCAACCTGCAGGCCGAAGGCGCGCAGCAGGTGTCCGCGGAAGGCACCTTCACCATTCATGGCATCTCTCGGGAGATTACTGTGGAGGGCACGCTGAACCGCACCCCCGAGGGCCTGGCGGTGGAGGCCTCGTGGACCCTCAATATGACCGACTATGATATCAAGCCGCCCGGCATTCTCTTCTACCGCGTAAGCGAGGAGATCGAGATCGAGCTGCAAGCCACCCTTCAACCTGAAAACAACTGA
- the mltG gene encoding endolytic transglycosylase MltG: MNLTDYIPCTRKELAGGLALLSLALALVGGHRLSRLTNARAIYSEEPVSIYLEENSDLETLGGMLADSGVVHSREELVWAGRLLGWNSFSEGHYQVEGGYSYEVFLSRMSRGIQDPVSVTILPGITRERLVRSLSGQLKFDSLSVQAALADTALLRQLGIGSRGLMGKMLPETYSIYWTSPPESVLRRVVSEFERVVLDEYGARIEEVELNLEEVLTLASIVEWEATREDEKEMISGLYWNRLNRGMRLQADATVNYALGERRRLLYEDYSYEHPYNTYVVDGLPPGPITNPSRSSIEAALYPADHDYLYMVASPDGYHVFSETFEEHRRQSAKWREWLEEQYRIKAQQDSSQEINS; encoded by the coding sequence GTGAACCTGACCGACTACATACCCTGCACCCGCAAAGAACTCGCTGGCGGACTGGCGCTGCTCTCCCTTGCTTTGGCGCTGGTGGGCGGACACCGCCTCTCTCGTCTCACCAACGCCCGCGCCATCTATTCCGAGGAGCCCGTATCCATCTACCTGGAGGAGAACTCAGACCTGGAGACCCTGGGCGGCATGTTGGCTGACTCGGGTGTGGTGCACAGTCGTGAGGAGCTGGTTTGGGCCGGAAGGCTGCTGGGATGGAATAGTTTCTCAGAGGGCCATTACCAGGTGGAGGGAGGCTACTCCTACGAGGTCTTCCTGTCGAGAATGTCGCGCGGCATACAGGACCCCGTATCGGTGACTATATTACCCGGCATCACCCGGGAGCGGCTGGTGCGCAGCCTGTCGGGCCAGCTGAAATTCGATTCCCTTTCGGTGCAGGCCGCCCTGGCCGATACGGCGCTGCTGCGGCAACTGGGCATAGGCAGCCGCGGGCTAATGGGGAAGATGCTGCCCGAAACCTACTCCATCTACTGGACCTCCCCGCCCGAGAGCGTGCTCCGGCGCGTGGTAAGCGAATTTGAACGGGTGGTCCTGGACGAGTACGGTGCGCGCATCGAAGAGGTGGAGCTGAACCTTGAGGAGGTGCTCACGCTGGCCTCCATCGTAGAGTGGGAGGCCACGCGCGAAGACGAGAAGGAGATGATCAGCGGACTCTACTGGAACCGGCTGAACCGCGGAATGCGCCTGCAGGCTGACGCTACGGTCAACTATGCGCTGGGCGAGCGCCGCCGCCTGCTCTACGAAGACTACAGCTACGAGCATCCTTACAATACCTATGTGGTCGACGGACTGCCCCCCGGTCCGATCACCAATCCAAGTCGATCCTCCATCGAAGCTGCGCTATACCCGGCCGACCACGACTACCTCTACATGGTGGCCAGCCCCGACGGCTACCACGTATTCTCGGAGACCTTTGAAGAGCACAGGCGGCAGAGCGCCAAGTGGCGCGAGTGGCTGGAAGAGCAGTACCGCATCAAGGCGCAGCAGGACTCCTCGCAGGAGATCAACAGCTGA
- a CDS encoding ABC transporter substrate-binding protein, whose product MRLPHSLRPLALLLLALLLGVPQLRAQDFDRALNLYQQQQYQEAAAHFGELPGERARLFAGKSWFALGRYLRAKAVLEAVDSAEADPDVYREARYTAGLAYLQLEDFAGALETWQTLAQASNAELASDAEQRYSELLGYLTVNQRREAFRRTTSPQVRFDLVRTALGRVPWSTARVLAQTYAASVPEGEEGDRIGRLLDTTADSLTYHTRTSGTPPLRAPEGMVFDIGVALPLFPSDDSAFGVSQGLYYGYLMAVDDYNRQNPRVRAVLRHRNTGTRASADSVDRIMTDFAWQVNAEAILGPLFSEAAAPMASYAESYGIPLLAPLANSDSLNFDNPYVFQSNPTYATHGQQMARFAHQQLGLDTLAVMAESGTSGENAAYAFREEFERMGGKVSYFFSENLEATGYEITEYTRYFTADSAVIDSLHFHPVEAVYAPFTGQASGTLMELLMIDLNAMNPGIPVLGSPEWGTSDLPESRVGNRPVYFTESFYTDAQRTQVQEFDQRFRERFERDPNRFARIGYDAATYLLRTLGRVQNPALLKEELSLGPALPGLANTIRFKGGHVNSHVYFMRLGSGGEAITMQGSGSGDASN is encoded by the coding sequence ATGCGACTTCCCCATTCCCTTCGCCCGCTGGCCCTCCTGCTGCTGGCCCTCCTTCTGGGCGTTCCCCAGCTCCGGGCCCAGGATTTCGACCGGGCGCTCAACCTGTACCAGCAGCAGCAGTACCAGGAGGCCGCCGCTCACTTCGGAGAGCTTCCCGGCGAACGCGCCCGCCTCTTCGCAGGCAAGAGCTGGTTCGCCCTGGGCCGCTACCTTCGCGCCAAGGCCGTACTTGAAGCCGTGGACAGCGCCGAAGCCGACCCTGACGTCTACCGCGAAGCCCGATACACGGCCGGCCTTGCCTACCTTCAACTGGAGGATTTCGCCGGGGCGCTTGAGACCTGGCAGACCCTTGCCCAGGCCTCCAATGCCGAGCTCGCGTCCGACGCCGAGCAACGCTACAGCGAGCTGCTGGGCTATCTCACGGTGAACCAGCGCCGCGAGGCGTTCCGGCGCACCACCAGCCCGCAGGTCCGGTTCGACCTTGTGCGTACCGCCCTGGGAAGGGTGCCCTGGTCCACCGCCCGGGTACTTGCGCAGACCTACGCCGCCTCGGTGCCGGAGGGAGAGGAAGGTGACCGCATCGGACGCCTGCTAGACACGACGGCCGACTCGCTCACCTATCACACCCGTACCTCGGGCACGCCACCCCTACGCGCTCCCGAGGGTATGGTATTCGACATCGGCGTGGCTCTGCCCCTCTTCCCGTCCGACGACAGCGCCTTCGGCGTGTCACAGGGACTTTACTACGGCTACCTGATGGCAGTGGACGACTACAACCGGCAAAATCCCCGCGTGCGAGCCGTCCTGCGTCACCGCAACACCGGCACCCGTGCCAGCGCAGACTCGGTGGACCGCATCATGACCGATTTCGCATGGCAGGTGAACGCCGAGGCCATCCTTGGACCCCTTTTCTCCGAGGCCGCCGCCCCCATGGCAAGCTACGCCGAATCCTACGGCATTCCCCTGCTGGCGCCGCTGGCCAACTCCGACTCCCTCAATTTTGACAATCCCTACGTCTTTCAGTCCAATCCCACCTACGCAACCCATGGACAACAGATGGCGCGATTCGCCCACCAACAGCTGGGCCTTGACACCCTGGCGGTGATGGCCGAAAGTGGCACCAGCGGCGAAAACGCGGCTTACGCTTTCCGTGAAGAGTTCGAAAGGATGGGCGGCAAGGTCAGCTATTTCTTCAGTGAAAACCTGGAGGCAACCGGCTACGAGATTACCGAATACACGCGATATTTCACGGCCGATTCAGCCGTCATTGACTCCCTCCATTTCCATCCCGTCGAAGCCGTCTATGCACCCTTCACCGGTCAGGCATCCGGCACCTTGATGGAGCTTCTGATGATTGATCTGAACGCCATGAACCCTGGCATCCCGGTGCTTGGCTCCCCCGAATGGGGCACCTCGGATCTTCCCGAATCGCGCGTGGGAAATCGCCCGGTCTATTTCACCGAGAGCTTTTACACCGATGCGCAGAGGACCCAGGTGCAGGAGTTCGACCAGCGGTTCCGGGAGCGTTTCGAACGGGATCCCAACCGCTTCGCACGCATCGGTTACGACGCGGCCACCTACCTCCTGCGCACCCTGGGACGGGTTCAGAATCCCGCCCTGCTGAAGGAGGAACTCTCGCTGGGACCGGCCCTGCCCGGGCTGGCCAACACCATTCGTTTCAAGGGAGGGCACGTAAACAGCCACGTCTATTTCATGCGGCTCGGATCCGGCGGGGAGGCGATTACGATGCAGGGATCCGGTTCAGGGGACGCCTCCAACTGA
- a CDS encoding SpoIIE family protein phosphatase, with amino-acid sequence MRALRTPFQRGKGDRLPGRIAALLALLAFALQASPAAAWQQADFPAMTGDADSVPVWSADDFHPTDSVLSLGSYWRFRAGDSLQWASPSYDASGWEEASTYLGPSELPFLDWEGIGWFRKRLRVDSTLVNHPLALVLSPHNGASEIYLDGELIYHLGEVSVFAEDYRPYRDRRPRPVVLPDTGVHLLAVRYVNHDAQTYLERGYTPGFGLQLGDMEAHLKQALGWTERHSRLTLFFGGLLLAFTGIHFLLFAFYPGEKRNLYFALFTGLLALVTWLRYRGDHTHSPLEVVDLGVYHEVAWLMMLVFALRFAYSLFYKKVPLLFWGFLAAGVLLAGASWSGEGGLASYHDFFVLAVLLEIGRVLAVSFWHKRQGVWIIGTGLFCFTGGMLYTSLVNLNMVAGDPVYGGIYGAILLIFTMSVFLSRDFARTQRRLEHKLIEVKHLSERSLEQERMNKKKELERKLLEAENERKTRELEEARALQLSMLPKNLPESSHWDIAVFMETAQEVGGDYYDFSLDKNGQMTVALGDATGHGMKAGIIVATAKSYFHTLAGDRDNLDLLRRMSSGIRNMDLKLLYMGMTLVNCRRHRVEITAAGMPPILVYRSAPAEVETVTIKGMPLGTRIDYPYENRELQLQPGDVMLLMSDGLMELFNEQRELLGLNRIRQAFEEVAESPANNILSRLNRLIDQWSGRASHEDDITILVMKAR; translated from the coding sequence TTGAGGGCACTACGAACACCATTCCAGAGGGGAAAAGGGGACAGGCTGCCGGGCCGTATCGCTGCGCTGCTTGCGCTGCTGGCCTTTGCATTGCAGGCATCCCCCGCCGCGGCGTGGCAGCAGGCCGATTTTCCCGCGATGACCGGTGATGCCGACAGCGTGCCCGTCTGGTCGGCCGACGACTTTCACCCCACCGACAGCGTGCTTTCCCTGGGCAGCTACTGGCGTTTCCGGGCCGGCGACAGCCTGCAGTGGGCCTCGCCCTCCTACGACGCCTCCGGATGGGAGGAGGCGAGCACCTATCTGGGTCCCTCCGAACTGCCCTTCCTGGACTGGGAGGGCATAGGCTGGTTCCGCAAGAGACTCAGGGTCGACTCCACCCTGGTCAACCATCCACTCGCCCTGGTGCTCTCCCCGCACAACGGGGCTTCCGAGATATACCTGGATGGAGAGCTGATCTACCATCTCGGGGAGGTGTCGGTCTTCGCCGAGGACTACCGGCCCTACCGCGACCGCCGGCCCAGACCCGTGGTCCTGCCCGACACCGGCGTGCACCTGCTGGCTGTCCGTTACGTGAACCACGACGCGCAGACCTACCTGGAGCGTGGCTACACACCAGGCTTCGGCTTGCAGCTGGGCGACATGGAGGCTCATCTCAAACAGGCTTTGGGCTGGACGGAGCGCCATTCACGGCTCACCCTTTTCTTCGGAGGGCTCCTGCTGGCCTTTACCGGCATCCACTTTCTGTTGTTTGCCTTTTATCCCGGCGAGAAGCGAAACCTCTACTTCGCCCTCTTCACCGGACTGCTGGCCCTGGTCACCTGGCTGCGCTACCGCGGCGACCACACCCACTCACCGCTCGAAGTGGTGGACCTCGGGGTCTACCACGAGGTAGCCTGGCTGATGATGCTCGTTTTCGCCCTACGCTTTGCCTACAGCCTCTTCTACAAGAAGGTACCACTGTTATTCTGGGGCTTTCTGGCAGCCGGGGTCCTGCTGGCGGGCGCCTCCTGGAGCGGGGAGGGGGGACTCGCCTCCTATCACGATTTCTTCGTGCTGGCGGTGCTGCTGGAGATCGGCCGTGTGCTGGCCGTCTCCTTCTGGCACAAGCGTCAGGGCGTCTGGATCATCGGAACCGGACTGTTCTGTTTTACCGGCGGCATGCTTTACACCTCCCTGGTCAATCTGAACATGGTGGCTGGCGATCCCGTCTACGGGGGGATCTACGGCGCCATTCTGCTCATATTCACCATGTCGGTCTTCCTCTCTCGCGACTTTGCGCGTACCCAGCGTCGCCTGGAGCACAAGCTAATCGAAGTGAAGCATCTCTCGGAGCGATCCCTGGAACAGGAGCGCATGAACAAGAAGAAGGAGCTGGAGCGCAAGCTGCTGGAGGCCGAAAACGAGCGCAAGACCCGGGAGCTGGAGGAGGCGCGGGCCCTTCAGCTCTCCATGCTGCCGAAGAACCTGCCGGAGAGCAGCCACTGGGATATTGCCGTCTTCATGGAGACCGCGCAGGAGGTGGGGGGCGACTACTACGACTTCAGCCTGGACAAAAACGGGCAGATGACTGTGGCCCTGGGCGACGCCACCGGACACGGCATGAAGGCCGGCATCATTGTGGCCACGGCCAAGAGCTATTTCCATACCCTTGCCGGCGACCGCGACAACCTGGACTTGCTTCGGCGCATGTCCTCGGGTATTCGCAACATGGATCTCAAGCTGCTCTACATGGGCATGACCTTGGTCAATTGCCGCAGGCATCGCGTGGAGATCACCGCCGCGGGCATGCCTCCGATCCTGGTCTACCGCAGCGCTCCGGCCGAGGTGGAAACCGTTACCATCAAGGGCATGCCCCTGGGCACCCGCATCGACTACCCCTACGAGAACCGGGAGCTCCAGCTGCAACCTGGCGACGTGATGCTGCTGATGAGCGACGGACTGATGGAGCTTTTCAACGAGCAGCGCGAGCTGCTGGGACTCAACCGCATACGCCAGGCCTTCGAGGAGGTGGCTGAGTCGCCCGCCAACAACATTCTCTCGCGTCTCAACCGGCTTATTGACCAGTGGTCGGGACGCGCCTCCCACGAAGACGATATTACCATTCTGGTTATGAAGGCGCGGTAG
- the guaA gene encoding glutamine-hydrolyzing GMP synthase, which produces MQHRPEAWILILDFGSQYTQLIARRIREQNVYCEIHPCNHNLSDFDGQPPHGVILSGGPSSVNDEDAPDLNEHIFSWEVPVLGICYGLQILSHRAIPGSVEKAERREFGRSELIVDDDADLLAGIPQESVVWMSHADHIRELPPGYDIIAHTDNARVAAVRQAEKPVWGVQFHPEVVHTVHGRKILENYVRHICGLEGSWTPESFIESTVSEIRERVGSDRVLCGLSGGVDSTVVATILHRAIGDQLQCIFVDNGLLRKNEFETVLRLYRDKLNLPVRGIDAGDRFLANLEGVFDPELKRKIIGNTFIDVFDEEVADDSSFRFLAQGTLYPDVIESISFKGPSATIKSHHNVGGLPEEMNLELVEPVRELFKDEVRKVGRTLGIPENFIGRHPFPGPGLGIRIISDITREKLDMLREADHIFISELREAGLYDEVWQALVVLLPVQSVGVMGDERTYEFTAGLRAVTSVDGMTADWAHLPHPFLARVSNRIINEVPGINRVVYDVSSKPPSTIEWE; this is translated from the coding sequence ATGCAGCACCGACCCGAAGCGTGGATCCTCATACTCGATTTCGGCTCCCAGTACACCCAGCTTATCGCCCGTCGCATCCGGGAGCAAAACGTCTACTGCGAAATCCATCCCTGCAACCATAACCTGTCCGATTTTGACGGGCAGCCGCCCCACGGGGTCATTCTTTCCGGCGGTCCCAGCAGCGTGAACGACGAGGACGCCCCCGACCTCAACGAGCATATCTTCAGCTGGGAGGTGCCCGTACTGGGCATCTGCTACGGGCTGCAGATACTGTCCCACCGCGCTATTCCGGGCAGTGTGGAGAAGGCTGAAAGGCGGGAATTCGGCCGCTCCGAGCTCATCGTGGACGACGACGCCGACCTGCTGGCCGGTATTCCGCAGGAGTCGGTGGTCTGGATGAGCCATGCCGATCACATTCGCGAGCTGCCGCCCGGCTACGACATCATCGCCCATACCGACAACGCACGCGTGGCCGCCGTCCGTCAGGCCGAGAAGCCCGTATGGGGCGTGCAGTTCCATCCCGAAGTGGTTCATACCGTACACGGCCGGAAGATCCTTGAAAACTACGTCCGCCATATCTGCGGACTGGAGGGCAGCTGGACCCCCGAATCGTTTATAGAATCCACCGTATCGGAGATACGCGAGCGCGTGGGCTCCGACCGCGTACTCTGCGGCCTCTCCGGGGGCGTCGACTCCACCGTGGTGGCCACCATCCTGCACCGCGCCATAGGCGACCAGCTCCAGTGCATCTTCGTGGACAACGGACTGCTGCGCAAGAACGAATTCGAGACGGTGCTTCGGCTCTACCGCGATAAGCTGAACCTGCCGGTGCGCGGTATTGACGCCGGCGACCGTTTCCTGGCCAACCTGGAGGGCGTATTCGACCCCGAATTGAAGCGCAAAATCATTGGAAACACCTTCATTGACGTCTTTGACGAGGAGGTAGCCGACGACTCCTCCTTCCGCTTCCTGGCCCAGGGCACCCTCTATCCCGATGTCATAGAAAGCATCTCCTTCAAGGGGCCCTCCGCCACCATCAAATCGCACCACAACGTGGGCGGACTTCCCGAGGAGATGAACCTGGAGCTGGTGGAACCCGTGCGAGAGCTCTTCAAGGACGAGGTGCGCAAGGTGGGACGCACGCTGGGCATTCCCGAAAACTTCATAGGCCGCCACCCTTTCCCGGGACCCGGCCTGGGCATCCGCATCATCTCCGACATCACCCGCGAAAAGCTGGACATGCTGCGAGAGGCCGACCACATTTTCATCAGCGAATTGCGCGAGGCGGGCCTCTACGACGAGGTCTGGCAGGCCCTTGTTGTACTGCTGCCGGTACAGAGCGTCGGAGTTATGGGCGACGAGCGCACCTACGAGTTCACCGCCGGGCTGCGGGCCGTGACCAGCGTGGACGGCATGACCGCCGACTGGGCGCACCTGCCACACCCTTTCCTGGCCCGCGTCTCCAACCGCATTATCAACGAGGTGCCCGGCATCAACCGGGTGGTCTACGACGTGAGTTCCAAGCCCCCCTCCACCATCGAGTGGGAATAG
- a CDS encoding DUF4097 family beta strand repeat-containing protein, with product MRTHSPYLTSLGALFLALLMLAPRPLAAQQDPYQVRTFRAGETPVVRVHTPTGDIEVIGEEGREEVRIEMYVNRGISVWTRSGNLDNYRITTAQRGREILASVEPKGSFGGDHVRFSYRVLTPPGVALRLQTSNGDIDVEGVTGERQDLSTSSGDITVRSSSGVIRGNTNRGDISLENFRGEIRLRILGGAIDAERITGDMVAEITRGDIRAQFDRVNLGMRLETTRGDIAVRLPVQPFEFDLRGSEVRFSTSGSFEGIRRSDLVEGSLREGGGPRIILRSTSGTVSVETE from the coding sequence ATGAGAACACATTCGCCATACCTGACCTCCCTCGGAGCCCTTTTCCTGGCCCTGCTCATGCTGGCTCCCCGGCCCCTGGCCGCGCAGCAGGATCCCTACCAAGTTCGGACCTTCCGCGCGGGCGAGACGCCCGTGGTTCGGGTGCACACTCCTACCGGTGATATCGAGGTGATCGGCGAGGAGGGCAGGGAGGAGGTGCGCATCGAGATGTACGTGAACCGCGGTATTTCTGTTTGGACGCGCAGCGGCAACCTCGACAACTACCGTATCACCACCGCCCAGCGCGGCCGGGAAATCCTCGCCTCCGTGGAACCCAAAGGAAGTTTCGGGGGCGACCACGTGCGTTTCAGCTACCGCGTGCTCACCCCGCCCGGGGTTGCGCTGCGCCTGCAGACCTCCAACGGCGACATCGATGTGGAGGGGGTCACCGGGGAGCGGCAGGACCTGTCAACCAGCAGCGGCGACATCACCGTGCGCAGCAGCAGCGGGGTGATCCGCGGCAACACCAACCGGGGCGATATCTCCCTGGAGAATTTCCGCGGTGAGATACGCCTGCGTATATTGGGCGGAGCGATTGACGCCGAACGCATTACCGGCGACATGGTGGCCGAGATCACCCGGGGTGACATTCGCGCCCAGTTCGACCGCGTCAACCTGGGCATGCGTCTGGAGACCACAAGGGGGGACATCGCCGTCCGCCTGCCGGTGCAGCCTTTTGAATTTGACCTGCGCGGCAGCGAAGTGCGTTTCAGCACCAGCGGTTCTTTTGAGGGCATCCGCCGCAGTGACCTGGTGGAAGGCTCGCTGCGTGAAGGCGGGGGTCCGCGCATCATCCTCCGATCCACTTCAGGCACGGTCTCTGTCGAAACCGAATAA
- the gcvH gene encoding glycine cleavage system protein GcvH, which yields MSNPEKLKYTREHEWVRDNGDGTLTVGITDFAQGELGDIVFVELDPEGTEVDREEVFGTVEAVKTVSDLFAPVSGEITEVNARLEDEPELVNDDPYGEGWMITIKPDDPSQLDELMSAEDYEDIIA from the coding sequence ATGAGCAATCCCGAGAAACTGAAATACACCCGCGAACACGAGTGGGTGCGCGACAACGGCGACGGCACCCTGACCGTGGGCATCACAGACTTCGCCCAGGGCGAGCTGGGAGACATCGTTTTCGTGGAACTGGATCCTGAGGGCACCGAGGTAGACCGCGAAGAGGTCTTCGGCACCGTCGAGGCAGTCAAGACCGTATCGGATCTCTTTGCCCCGGTGAGCGGGGAGATTACCGAGGTCAACGCCCGGCTGGAAGACGAGCCCGAGCTGGTCAACGACGATCCTTACGGAGAAGGATGGATGATTACCATAAAACCTGATGATCCTTCGCAGCTCGACGAACTGATGTCAGCCGAAGATTATGAAGATATTATCGCCTGA